A window of Gemmatimonadaceae bacterium genomic DNA:
CTGGTGTGCGATCACGTGCCGACGCTCGCACACATCGGGGAATTGCTCGACAGCTGATCGCGCCGCCGGCGTACCTACTTATTCACCCGTTCGTGTGATGGGTGATCGCCGCGATGAGGCGTAGGCTCCTTGGATGAGCTTCTTCACGCGAATCATGTCGTACCTCACGCTCGGCTCCTCGCGGCCGATTCGGCGCCTTGCCGCCTACTACGCGCTTCTCGCGATCATCGGCCTGGTGGTGTTCACGTTCTTTCCCGCCCTCGACGGCCTATTGACGGGCGACCACCTCAAACACCTTGCGAAGGCGCCGGCGGCGTTGTTGCGCGACAGTATCTCGGCCGCCCAGTCACAGGCACCACCCGCTGATCTCGTGGAGCGCGCCACGTTCGGCTTGAGCACCGCGTTCATTCTGCTCAGCACGCTGGCGCTCATGCTGCCGGTCACGTGGGTCTACATGTCGGCGCGATCGGCCCAAGGACACAACCAGTCCGTCGTGCAAGTGCTGATCGTATTGCCGATGATCGTTGCCGGCGTCGTGCTGATCGTGAGCAACAGCCTGGCCCTCGCGTTCAGCCTTGGCGGCGTGGTTGCCGCCGTCCGATTCCGCACGAACATGTCCGACTCTCGCGACATCGTGTTCATCTTTCTCGCCATCGCCGTGGGGTTCGCCGCGGGCGTTCAGGACATCACGATCGCACTGACGTTGTCGTGCATCTTCAATTTTGTCCTCGTCTTCCTCTGGCGATACGATTTCGGGCGCACCGTGCTCGAACCGACTGCTTCGTCGCAATGGGCCGAGCCGCTCGGTGATCTCGCCGGGAAGGACCACGGCGGCAACGTCGTTCCCGATCGCGACCTCGTGCTCGCACTGACGCCGAAAAAAGTGGAGGCGCTGGCTCAACGCTTCGAGCGTGTGCGCGTTCTCCTCGGACGAAGCGGAAAAAAGCCGAGGTTCGACGCCGTCCTCGCCGTCACCACGTCCGAGATCGACGGTGCACAGAAGCACATCGAGAAGACGCTGAATGACGTCAGCAAACGATGGAAGCTCGACGAAGTCGTCACGAACGTCGGCAAGCCGTCCGAGCTGTATTATCTCATCCGCCAACGCAAATCGGTGACCCGCGATGCGATGGTGACGGCGATCAGGTCGGGGAGCAACGGGTTCATCGCTCAAGCCGACTTGGAAGTCGGCGACGCGTTGGCAAAGGAAGCCGGCGAGGTTCGTCAGGAGCGCAAGAAGGCCGAGGCGCCCGTATGAACGCCACATGGCGTGCCGCGTCGTTCGTCATCGGGACCGCGACCCTCGCGTCAGCGGTTTCATGGCCCGCCGCGGCACAGCCTGGGCCTTTGCCCGCGCTGAAGCCGGAAAGCGCCACCGTCGCCGCCGGACCGCGCTACCAGGCGGGAACACTCTATCGATGGTTCGCCGGCGGCACGTACCGCGACTTGTGGGCGATGCCGATTCGAGTCCCGGTGCTCGAGTGGCAGACGTATCTCGGGGGCCTTCATCCGACGAAGGAAGGCGGTGGGATGCAGACCAAGTCACTGCGTCTCGTGACCTCCGACGGCACCGAGTACGTGTTCCGCCTCTCCGACAAGGGCGCGACCGGCACGCCCGAGGGACTCCAGCGTACACCCGTCGGTCGATTCTTTCAGGATCAAATCAGCGCCGAGCATCCGGCGGCGGCCGAAATCTCGGCGCCGATCCTCGACGCGAGCGGCGTCCTGCATCCGACCGCGGTGCTTGTCGTCATGCCGAATGATTCCGCCCTCGGCAAGTTCCGCGCGGACTTCGCCGGACGCCTCGGCATGATCGAGCAGTACCCGAACGCGCCGAAGGGCGCGCCGGGGTTTGCCGGCGCGACGAAAATCATCGACAGCCCGGAGCTGCTGAAGCTCCTCAACGAGGACCCTAGCGAGCACGCCGACGCCCGCGCGTTTCTTACCGCGCGGCTGACCGATTTCCTGATCAACGACAACGATCGTCACTCCGGTCAATGGAAGTGGGCGCGGATGGAAACGGGGCCGAAGACACAATGGCAACCCATCTCGCGCGACCGAGACCACGCGTTCGTGTCCTATGACGGTGTTCTATTGCGACTGGCCGCGATCGGCAAAACGAGCCTGATCTCGTTCGGCAACGCGCCGGACGTGGTTGGACTCACGCAGCCGAGAGCCTTCGACGCGCGGCTCCTGTCGGGGCTCGAGAAGCCGGTGTGGGATTCCATCGCGCTGGCCGTGCAAGCCCATGTCACCGACGCGGTGATCGCCGACGCCGCGCGGGCGATGCCGCTCGAGTATCAGGCGTCGGTCGCGAGGCTCGAGGCGGTGCTCATCAAGCGCCGTGACGCGCTGCCCCAGGCGGCGGACGAGTACTACCGTCTGCTGGCCGCCCGCGTCGAAGTGCACGGGAGCGATTCAGCCGATCGCGCGCTGGTCACGCGGACGAGCGACGGCGTCGTCGACGTCCGCCTGGAGTCGGGAGGAAGAACTTTCTTTGCTCGACGCTTCGACGCGCGCGAGACGTCGGAGATCTTCATCTACCTGCACGGCGGCGACGATACGGCACTCGTGACGGGGCATGTTCGGACGAGCCTTTCGCTCCGAGTCATCGGCGGGAACGGCACCAACACGTTCATCGATTCATCGACGGTCGCCGGAAAGCCGCACGCGGCGCGCTTCTACGATTCGGGCACCGTTGGCGGCGTGTCGTATGGACCGGATACGATGTTCGATCGGCGCCCCTGGGAAACGCGCAACGGAACGCTGGTGCCACCGGGCGCCGACGTGGGGACGACATACACGCCCCGCGTGGGAATCAGCGACCATCGTGGCGTCGGTGTCACGCCGCGAATCGGAGTCGCGCAGTACACGTATGGATTCGACCAGCGCCCGTACGCGTCGATGCTCGCGATCGATGGCGAATACGCCGCCGCATTTCACGGAGCGCGCGTCACCGTCGACGCGGATCGGCGACTGGAGTCTTCGCCAATCCACGTTGCGGCCATCGCGAGAGCGTCCGATTTCGAATTCACCAACTTCAATGGCTTCGGAAACGCGACCGCCGATTCCGGCGGCACCAATCCGTATTTCGCGGTGCATCAGCGGCAGTGGATGTTTCATCCCGCGGTCGCGCTCGCGATCGGGTCGACGACCGACATTTCGCTGGGGCCCGTCATCCAGCACTCGGTCACCGACAGTGCACGAAGTCCATATCTGGCGACCGCTCGCCCGTACGGGTTTGGCTCGTTTACCCAAGCGGGGATGCGACTCGACGCGCAGTACGAGTGGCGGGCGACGCCCGACAGCGAGGAGCACACGCATCACAGGGTACTGATCGAGCTCAATGGAGCATACTTCCCCGCCGCGATGGACGTCCGGTCGCCGTTCGAGGAGGTTGCCGCCTCGATCGGCACATCGGTCACGATCCCCGTGCCGACGCATCCGTTGTTCGTCGTTCGGACGGGCGGCAAGAAGTTGTATGGCGACTTTCCGTTTTACGAAGGGGCGGCCATCGGTGGTGAAGGAACCACGCGTTACATGGATCCGCAGCGTTACGTGGGCGACGCGTCGGTCTACGCGACGTCTGAACTTCGAATTCTCGTCGCGCGATTCACGGCCCTATTGCCCCTGCGCGCCGGGATTCTCGGCATCGCCGAGGCAGGTCGGGTGTACGTCGGCGGGAGTTCACCGGGCGGATGGCATTCGCGGACCGGCGAAGGAATCTGGCTTGGCCGGGTCGACGCGTCGCCCGTCGTCACGTTGACGCGAACGACGGAGCCGGGTCAGACCGGAGTGAGACTCGGGCTCGGTCTGAATTTCTGAGCGACGCGTCTCGCCTCGCTCCATCCACAAGGA
This region includes:
- a CDS encoding DUF4956 domain-containing protein yields the protein MSFFTRIMSYLTLGSSRPIRRLAAYYALLAIIGLVVFTFFPALDGLLTGDHLKHLAKAPAALLRDSISAAQSQAPPADLVERATFGLSTAFILLSTLALMLPVTWVYMSARSAQGHNQSVVQVLIVLPMIVAGVVLIVSNSLALAFSLGGVVAAVRFRTNMSDSRDIVFIFLAIAVGFAAGVQDITIALTLSCIFNFVLVFLWRYDFGRTVLEPTASSQWAEPLGDLAGKDHGGNVVPDRDLVLALTPKKVEALAQRFERVRVLLGRSGKKPRFDAVLAVTTSEIDGAQKHIEKTLNDVSKRWKLDEVVTNVGKPSELYYLIRQRKSVTRDAMVTAIRSGSNGFIAQADLEVGDALAKEAGEVRQERKKAEAPV